One Gelria sp. Kuro-4 DNA segment encodes these proteins:
- a CDS encoding ParM/StbA family protein, translated as MQCVVGLDIGYGFVKVTDGEYGYAFPSVVGNGHTKTIYRTSLQVERINDLRVVIDNQLYFVGKAALRHSRFAIRDLSDMRTQNEDLKVLFLSALSFFCQDKQNRFKVVTGMPPGRMYLADDLINRFAREYTVSLYRNRAYQETTIRVDDLDVVPQPVGTYWAQTLDLQGREKRTFEGRVGIIDIGFRTTDLAAIEDGEFIPSNSYTIPVGISATYTDIGEQIISNYGLDRESFALDESVIKGMITVSGRPIDITAIRNEAFQQLANKLLIEVTSKWRVLDFDRLLLSGGGGQALSTYLLSHLPQAELVPNPSTANSRGYLSWANRLWGDFNSEGVQ; from the coding sequence GTGCAGTGCGTCGTGGGTTTGGACATCGGCTATGGGTTCGTAAAGGTAACGGACGGGGAGTACGGGTACGCTTTTCCCAGCGTTGTCGGCAACGGCCACACCAAGACCATATATCGGACCTCGCTTCAGGTGGAACGCATTAACGATCTAAGGGTGGTGATCGATAACCAATTGTATTTTGTAGGTAAAGCCGCCTTGCGGCATTCCCGGTTTGCCATCCGAGACTTGTCCGACATGCGCACCCAGAACGAAGACCTCAAGGTGCTGTTCTTGAGCGCCTTGAGCTTCTTCTGCCAGGACAAACAGAACCGGTTTAAAGTGGTCACAGGTATGCCGCCGGGCCGCATGTACCTGGCGGACGACCTGATAAACAGGTTCGCGCGCGAGTATACGGTTTCGCTTTACCGTAACCGGGCTTATCAAGAGACGACGATCCGTGTTGACGACCTGGATGTTGTGCCCCAACCGGTGGGAACTTACTGGGCTCAGACCTTAGACCTGCAGGGCCGGGAGAAGCGTACCTTTGAGGGTCGGGTGGGGATTATTGACATCGGATTCCGGACCACGGATTTGGCCGCCATCGAGGACGGGGAGTTTATTCCGAGCAACAGCTATACCATTCCGGTCGGCATATCCGCCACCTACACTGACATCGGTGAGCAAATCATAAGTAATTACGGGTTGGACCGCGAGAGCTTCGCCCTGGACGAAAGCGTGATCAAGGGAATGATTACTGTATCCGGGCGGCCGATAGACATTACCGCTATCCGTAACGAAGCGTTTCAGCAACTGGCAAACAAACTGCTCATTGAAGTCACCTCTAAATGGAGGGTGCTCGACTTCGATCGCCTGCTGCTGAGCGGTGGGGGTGGTCAGGCTCTGAGCACCTACCTACTAAGCCATCTGCCGCAGGCCGAATTGGTGCCTAACCCCTCCACGGCCAACAGTCGCGGCTACCTATCCTGGGCCAATCGGCTATGGGGTGATTTTAATTCGGAGGGCGTCCAGTAG
- a CDS encoding polymer-forming cytoskeletal protein: protein MLGLRTNRPKIREPEMVVPETVVEVYGRTEGSITGADKVIVAPTGCCKSNVKAAYLDIAGEVYGDVDVEELVIRREGRLYGQVRYKKLILAEGAVFRPNDGGDGTETSSRPAEKVVGPRLVSQEAQARTVPLRRDTSAGQLCAASEENKKTYRAEALEKEQQEPCFITSF from the coding sequence GTGCTGGGGCTTCGGACAAACAGACCGAAGATCAGGGAACCTGAAATGGTTGTGCCAGAGACGGTTGTAGAGGTTTACGGCAGAACGGAAGGGTCCATAACTGGAGCCGATAAGGTCATTGTGGCGCCCACGGGCTGCTGTAAGAGCAATGTTAAAGCAGCTTATCTTGATATTGCCGGGGAAGTGTACGGCGATGTCGATGTTGAAGAGCTGGTAATCCGGCGGGAGGGCCGCTTGTACGGCCAAGTAAGGTACAAAAAGTTGATCTTGGCCGAGGGCGCGGTCTTTCGCCCCAATGACGGCGGGGATGGAACAGAAACCTCTTCAAGACCGGCAGAAAAAGTGGTTGGTCCGCGCTTGGTCTCTCAGGAGGCACAGGCACGGACAGTGCCTTTGAGGCGAGACACTTCCGCCGGACAGCTGTGCGCAGCATCCGAAGAGAACAAAAAAACGTACCGGGCTGAGGCTCTGGAAAAAGAACAGCAGGAACCTTGTTTCATCACCAGCTTTTAG
- a CDS encoding M23 family metallopeptidase: MAMVAVACLAAVLWLGYDYANLRKTVQEVVQLRAANARQARQIRALSQQAADLDKELAAVAEVEAKLRQETRLLSPEAGKKQESPGGLPNRTLSVEVLSRSLKMQSERAGVLRRSLTGLVDDVERYQKKMAHRPNMWPVNGRITSSFGSRRSPFGGGYEVHEGIDIAAPYGSPVRATADGRVVFAGWRSGYGRLVILDHGYGYRTAYGHNSRIQVRVGQEVKGNSVIAYVGSTGRSTGPHVHYEVWFQGKKVNPVPYLP; this comes from the coding sequence ATGGCCATGGTTGCCGTCGCTTGCCTGGCCGCCGTCCTGTGGCTCGGCTACGATTACGCGAACCTTCGGAAAACCGTGCAGGAGGTTGTGCAGCTGCGGGCCGCCAATGCCCGGCAGGCCCGACAAATACGAGCGCTGTCGCAACAAGCCGCCGACCTGGATAAGGAACTGGCAGCGGTAGCTGAGGTAGAGGCGAAACTGCGTCAGGAGACGCGTCTTTTAAGCCCCGAAGCAGGGAAGAAGCAGGAATCGCCCGGCGGGCTGCCGAATCGAACTCTCTCAGTCGAAGTCTTATCCCGGTCGCTAAAGATGCAATCAGAACGGGCAGGCGTGCTTAGACGAAGTTTAACCGGTTTAGTGGATGATGTTGAACGGTATCAGAAGAAAATGGCGCACCGGCCGAACATGTGGCCTGTAAACGGCCGCATCACTTCTTCGTTCGGCAGCCGTCGTTCGCCCTTCGGTGGGGGATATGAGGTCCATGAAGGAATCGATATTGCGGCTCCTTACGGTTCGCCGGTGCGTGCCACGGCCGACGGGCGTGTAGTATTTGCCGGGTGGCGCAGTGGCTACGGACGGCTGGTGATTCTCGATCACGGGTACGGTTATCGAACGGCTTACGGGCATAACAGCCGGATCCAGGTTCGAGTCGGGCAGGAGGTCAAAGGAAACAGCGTCATTGCGTATGTCGGAAGTACCGGCCGGAGTACCGGCCCGCACGTTCATTACGAGGTCTGGTTCCAGGGGAAAAAGGTGAATCCTGTGCCGTACCTTCCGTGA
- a CDS encoding PQQ-binding-like beta-propeller repeat protein, with product MRVKRLGFGALLLALSMALAACSPAAPAGSGAPAPEAPASKPANEQAAGPTEGPIDVPPAPQRQEGPSAFGVPEQSEAAFRGDLQRSGVYRTHGPGESPHLKWKFSTGDGVYSSPAVAAGTVYFGSRDGYLYAVNTQTGRLEWKFQTGAGIESSPVVAEGIVFCGSEDGQLYALSDK from the coding sequence GTGAGGGTAAAGCGACTGGGCTTCGGAGCCCTGCTTTTAGCATTGAGTATGGCGCTGGCTGCGTGTTCCCCGGCTGCACCGGCCGGGAGCGGCGCTCCGGCGCCGGAAGCGCCGGCGAGTAAGCCGGCGAACGAACAGGCCGCCGGGCCGACTGAGGGGCCGATTGACGTGCCGCCCGCGCCCCAGCGGCAAGAAGGGCCCAGCGCATTTGGAGTGCCGGAGCAGAGTGAGGCCGCCTTTCGCGGAGATCTTCAGCGGAGTGGGGTGTACCGTACCCATGGTCCCGGCGAGTCACCCCACCTCAAATGGAAGTTTTCCACCGGAGACGGCGTGTATTCTTCGCCGGCTGTGGCGGCCGGCACGGTCTACTTCGGCAGCCGGGACGGCTACCTTTACGCCGTTAATACTCAAACGGGCCGGCTGGAGTGGAAGTTCCAGACCGGAGCCGGTATTGAGTCTTCGCCGGTGGTGGCGGAGGGGATAGTCTTTTGCGGGAGCGAAGATGGGCAGCTTTACGCGTTGAGTGACAAGTAA
- a CDS encoding YCF48-related protein codes for MKKLLILLVILLIALTGCQRVVGRGEVPSRRSDPNSMRATVPTSKADALDFVDMIDRNNGWGVKENTVYRLREGGKEWDEVLTMEQRAESGDVNGCGTYFADEKEAWIAWLVSHGDRATVVRVYHTRDSGRSWNTVSLPTKEPWEGEGIFVSFVDRQIGYILLTSSPAAGQMNKALYRTKNGGNSWVRIGDITSMVESYPTGIAFRDQAVGWITSSYHGQEYMLVFKTTDGGKKWDRMSLPYPKEFQERAYANAYPPVFFKGDRNKGLLPIEFVGDRKRAVVFYLTADGGKTWALSAPVDNIYLYQQVYSFPTPQSGFLLDHNGTIYRIGDGGKTWNIVCKSADLKGRTLIMDFVDEKTGYVLRDGVLFATMDGGKTWENVNMHH; via the coding sequence TTGAAAAAGCTTCTAATCTTACTCGTCATCTTGTTAATAGCACTCACAGGTTGCCAAAGGGTGGTCGGCAGGGGAGAAGTGCCGTCCCGAAGGAGCGACCCAAATTCAATGCGTGCAACAGTACCGACCAGCAAAGCCGACGCCCTTGATTTTGTAGACATGATCGACCGCAATAATGGTTGGGGAGTAAAAGAGAACACGGTTTACCGCCTAAGGGAGGGCGGTAAGGAGTGGGATGAAGTACTTACAATGGAACAGAGAGCTGAGTCCGGCGATGTAAATGGATGCGGGACATACTTCGCTGATGAAAAAGAGGCCTGGATTGCCTGGTTGGTCAGCCACGGTGATCGGGCCACTGTGGTGAGAGTGTATCATACCCGGGACAGCGGCAGGAGTTGGAACACCGTTAGCTTGCCTACCAAGGAACCGTGGGAAGGGGAAGGAATTTTTGTCAGCTTTGTCGATAGACAAATTGGTTATATACTTTTAACGTCTTCTCCTGCCGCCGGCCAAATGAACAAGGCGCTCTATCGGACTAAGAATGGTGGGAACTCCTGGGTGCGGATAGGAGACATCACCTCGATGGTCGAAAGCTATCCTACAGGAATAGCGTTTCGGGATCAAGCTGTAGGCTGGATAACCAGTTCTTATCACGGCCAAGAGTACATGCTCGTCTTTAAGACCACTGATGGTGGAAAAAAATGGGATAGGATGTCACTGCCCTATCCGAAGGAATTCCAGGAGCGCGCCTATGCCAATGCCTATCCCCCGGTTTTCTTTAAAGGGGATAGGAACAAAGGGCTGCTCCCCATAGAATTTGTCGGTGATAGAAAACGTGCCGTGGTATTCTACCTGACTGCCGATGGTGGGAAGACCTGGGCTCTGTCTGCACCGGTCGACAATATATACCTCTATCAGCAGGTCTATTCCTTCCCCACTCCCCAAAGCGGCTTCCTGTTGGATCATAACGGGACAATCTATAGAATCGGTGATGGCGGGAAGACCTGGAACATCGTCTGCAAATCAGCGGACCTTAAAGGCCGCACATTGATAATGGATTTTGTAGATGAGAAAACCGGATACGTTCTAAGAGACGGTGTGCTTTTCGCGACCATGGATGGCGGTAAGACATGGGAAAACGTAAACATGCACCATTGA
- a CDS encoding DegV family protein produces the protein MELAIRVITDSACDLPPEFFTTHGIKFASLAVTFPDRTFTDGVDLTRAEFYTRLAAGGALPMTAQPSPHAFAGLLREALVEADEVIVITLSSGLSGTWESACAAKATFSAEEQNRIFLVDSRSASTGEGLLVLRAARLAEAGESGAGIAAMLEKERAHLASIFTVDTLENLRKGGRINRIQAFLGTVLEIKPVFELDAAGRIAVREKIRGRRKAVRRLLEIMAEEGKNLAAQVVGIAHGHVAEAAEELAQAIRERFRVREVVTGEISATIGTHTGPGCLAVFFAR, from the coding sequence TTGGAGTTGGCGATACGGGTGATCACCGATTCGGCCTGCGATCTGCCGCCGGAGTTTTTCACAACCCATGGGATAAAATTTGCTTCGCTGGCTGTGACGTTTCCCGACCGCACGTTCACGGACGGCGTGGACCTGACGCGCGCGGAGTTCTACACGCGCCTGGCGGCGGGCGGCGCTCTGCCCATGACGGCACAGCCCTCCCCGCACGCCTTTGCCGGGCTTCTAAGGGAGGCCCTGGTGGAAGCTGACGAGGTGATAGTGATCACGCTTTCCTCCGGGCTGAGCGGCACCTGGGAGAGTGCCTGCGCGGCCAAGGCCACCTTCAGCGCCGAGGAGCAGAATCGGATCTTCCTGGTCGATTCGCGCTCGGCCTCCACCGGGGAAGGGCTTCTGGTGCTCCGGGCGGCCAGGCTGGCGGAGGCGGGTGAGAGCGGGGCCGGGATTGCCGCTATGCTGGAGAAGGAAAGGGCGCATCTGGCTTCTATCTTCACGGTGGACACGCTGGAGAACCTGCGCAAGGGAGGCCGCATCAACCGGATTCAGGCCTTCCTGGGCACGGTGTTGGAGATTAAGCCGGTGTTTGAGCTGGATGCCGCCGGGCGCATTGCGGTGCGGGAGAAGATACGCGGCCGGCGCAAGGCGGTGCGGCGCCTCTTGGAGATCATGGCGGAAGAGGGGAAGAACCTGGCGGCGCAGGTGGTGGGCATCGCGCACGGGCATGTGGCGGAAGCGGCGGAAGAGCTGGCCCAGGCGATCCGGGAGCGCTTCCGCGTCCGCGAGGTGGTCACCGGCGAGATCTCAGCCACCATCGGCACGCACACCGGTCCCGGCTGCCTGGCGGTGTTCTTTGCACGTTGA
- a CDS encoding C40 family peptidase produces MFSKRSFVRESGSCNFSNAKNVLRPCLRLSAATAAAVVLLSGTPAWAAVHTVVPGESLWSISRLYGTTVEELQADNNLKGDLLMPGQKLTVPEKVVSAPAAAATATAQKAPAPAPKAPAPQVRHTVQDGETLHGIGQKYSVSPEAIMAANKLQSDLIHPGQVLVIPVVDSAKDKRVTAELSRGGTDRGDSEMLLSFATSLLGRPYRYGASGPSAFDCSGFTAYVFSQWGHSLPHNAAGQAAFGQPVGRDALEPGDLVFFGYYGSRDIRHVGIYVGGNRFIHASTSGGVKYSSLAEAYYSNNYKGARRLL; encoded by the coding sequence ATGTTCAGCAAGCGATCTTTCGTAAGGGAAAGTGGGTCCTGCAACTTTTCCAATGCGAAAAATGTACTCCGGCCGTGCCTGCGCCTCAGCGCGGCCACGGCGGCGGCAGTGGTTCTGCTGAGCGGCACCCCGGCGTGGGCTGCCGTGCATACCGTGGTACCGGGTGAAAGCCTCTGGAGCATCAGCCGGCTGTACGGCACCACCGTGGAGGAGCTCCAGGCGGACAATAACCTCAAGGGCGATCTCCTCATGCCCGGCCAAAAGCTCACGGTGCCGGAGAAAGTCGTCTCCGCTCCGGCGGCCGCTGCTACCGCTACAGCGCAAAAGGCTCCAGCTCCCGCACCGAAAGCCCCGGCGCCGCAAGTCCGGCATACTGTTCAGGACGGCGAAACCCTGCACGGCATCGGCCAAAAATACAGCGTCAGCCCCGAAGCCATTATGGCAGCCAATAAGCTCCAGTCCGACTTGATCCACCCCGGCCAGGTGCTGGTCATCCCCGTCGTGGATTCCGCTAAAGACAAGCGGGTTACAGCCGAGCTTTCCCGCGGCGGGACCGACCGGGGCGACAGCGAAATGCTCCTCAGCTTCGCCACGTCCCTCTTGGGGCGGCCTTATCGCTACGGAGCATCCGGCCCCAGCGCCTTCGACTGTTCCGGGTTTACCGCCTACGTCTTCAGCCAGTGGGGCCACAGCCTGCCCCACAACGCCGCCGGTCAAGCCGCCTTTGGCCAGCCCGTCGGCCGCGATGCTTTGGAACCCGGGGACCTGGTGTTTTTCGGCTACTACGGCAGTCGCGACATCCGGCACGTGGGGATCTACGTGGGCGGCAACCGCTTCATCCACGCCTCCACCTCAGGCGGCGTCAAGTACTCCTCCCTGGCCGAAGCGTACTACAGCAACAACTACAAGGGCGCCCGGCGATTGCTTTAG
- a CDS encoding phosphoenolpyruvate hydrolase family protein, which yields MGKRISRSEALAKLKAEIAAGRPIIGAGAGTGISAKFAEKGGVDIIIIYNSGRYRMAGRGSLAGLLPYGDANAIVMDMAREVLPVVDHTPVLAGVCGTDPFRLMDVFLEEVKAAGFSGVQNFPTVGLFDGVFRQNLEETGMGYGLEVEMVRKAHELDLLTCPYVFSPADARAMAEAGADVLVPHMGLTTKGSIGAHTAVTLDEAAERVQAMHDAAKEVNPDIIVLCHGGPIAEPEDAQYILQHTQGIAGFFGASSIERLATERAITEQAKRFKGISF from the coding sequence ATGGGAAAGCGTATTTCGCGCAGCGAAGCCCTGGCGAAACTTAAGGCCGAGATTGCCGCCGGGCGGCCGATCATCGGCGCCGGCGCCGGTACCGGTATCTCCGCCAAGTTCGCGGAGAAGGGCGGCGTGGATATCATCATCATCTACAACTCCGGCCGTTACCGCATGGCCGGCCGCGGCTCCCTGGCGGGGCTGCTCCCGTACGGCGACGCCAACGCCATTGTCATGGACATGGCCCGCGAGGTGCTGCCGGTGGTGGACCACACCCCGGTACTGGCCGGCGTCTGCGGCACCGACCCCTTCCGGCTCATGGACGTCTTCCTCGAGGAAGTGAAGGCCGCCGGCTTCAGCGGCGTGCAGAACTTCCCCACCGTAGGGCTCTTCGACGGCGTCTTCCGCCAGAACCTGGAAGAAACCGGCATGGGCTACGGGCTCGAGGTAGAGATGGTGCGCAAGGCCCACGAGCTCGACCTCCTCACCTGCCCCTATGTCTTCAGCCCTGCGGATGCCCGCGCCATGGCCGAGGCCGGAGCAGACGTGCTGGTGCCGCACATGGGCCTGACCACCAAGGGCTCCATCGGCGCCCACACAGCCGTTACTCTGGACGAGGCGGCGGAGCGCGTCCAGGCCATGCACGACGCCGCCAAGGAAGTGAACCCGGACATCATCGTCCTTTGCCACGGCGGCCCCATCGCCGAGCCGGAGGACGCCCAGTACATCCTGCAGCACACCCAGGGCATCGCCGGCTTCTTCGGCGCCTCCTCCATTGAGCGCCTGGCCACCGAGCGCGCCATCACCGAACAGGCCAAGCGCTTCAAGGGCATCAGCTTCTGA
- a CDS encoding Tm-1-like ATP-binding domain-containing protein yields the protein MPTVVVLGTMDTKGKELGYVRDVIRAQGVDTLLVDMGVLEPPAVAPDVTREEVAATAGIDLPALAAGRDRGEAVAAMTRAAAVIARRLYAEGRLDGIISLGGSAGTTIGTAAMQALPVGVPKVMVSTLASGDTRPYVGTKDITMMYSVVDISGLNRLSRRILGNAARAVAGMVQGQAEEAAADKPIITATMFGVTTPCVTAAREYLEGRGYEVLVFHATGTGGRAMEGLIEDGFVSGVLDITTTEWCDELVGGVLSAGPHRLEAAGKKGIPQVVSVGALDMVNFGPPDTVPEKFKGRRFYPHNPTVTLMRTTPEECAELGRIIAAKLNAATGPTVVVLPLKGVSMIDAQGKPFYDPEADAALFDALREHLRPDIRLVELDAHINDPEFALTMARILEELLEAE from the coding sequence ATGCCGACCGTTGTTGTTCTGGGAACCATGGACACCAAGGGAAAAGAGCTGGGTTACGTCCGCGACGTCATCCGCGCCCAGGGCGTGGACACCCTGCTCGTGGATATGGGGGTGCTGGAGCCGCCGGCGGTGGCACCCGACGTCACGCGCGAAGAGGTGGCTGCGACCGCCGGAATTGACCTGCCCGCCCTTGCCGCCGGGCGCGACCGGGGCGAGGCCGTGGCCGCCATGACGCGCGCCGCCGCGGTGATCGCCCGCCGGCTTTACGCTGAGGGCCGGCTGGACGGCATCATCAGCCTGGGCGGTTCGGCCGGGACCACCATCGGCACCGCCGCCATGCAGGCCCTGCCTGTGGGCGTGCCCAAGGTGATGGTCTCCACCCTGGCCTCAGGCGACACCCGGCCCTACGTGGGGACCAAGGACATCACCATGATGTACTCGGTGGTGGACATCTCCGGGCTCAACCGCCTGTCGCGCCGCATCCTGGGCAACGCCGCCCGCGCCGTGGCCGGAATGGTCCAGGGCCAGGCGGAGGAAGCTGCGGCGGATAAACCCATCATCACCGCCACCATGTTCGGCGTGACAACGCCCTGCGTCACCGCCGCCCGTGAGTATCTGGAGGGTCGGGGTTACGAGGTGCTGGTTTTCCATGCCACCGGGACCGGCGGCCGCGCCATGGAAGGGCTGATTGAAGACGGCTTCGTCAGCGGCGTGCTGGACATCACCACCACCGAGTGGTGTGACGAGCTCGTGGGCGGGGTACTCTCTGCCGGGCCGCACCGCCTGGAGGCGGCCGGGAAAAAGGGGATCCCCCAGGTGGTCTCCGTCGGCGCCCTTGACATGGTGAACTTCGGCCCGCCGGACACCGTACCGGAAAAGTTCAAGGGCCGCCGCTTCTACCCGCACAACCCCACGGTGACCCTCATGCGCACCACACCGGAAGAGTGCGCGGAGCTGGGACGCATTATCGCCGCGAAGCTCAACGCGGCCACCGGCCCCACCGTGGTGGTGCTGCCCTTAAAGGGCGTCTCCATGATCGACGCGCAGGGCAAACCCTTCTATGACCCGGAAGCCGATGCCGCCCTCTTCGACGCCCTGCGCGAGCACCTGCGCCCGGACATCCGCCTGGTGGAGCTGGACGCCCACATCAATGACCCGGAGTTTGCCCTTACCATGGCGCGCATCCTGGAGGAACTCCTGGAAGCTGAGTAG
- a CDS encoding ISLre2 family transposase: MSELERGVQALTQQVAADLLGAILEAMDQELMAQREDSLRLVGTRSRTILTLFGALKIKRRLYRDTETGKTVFLLDEVLGLPAYARISGNLAQMCQLIGLDVPFRQAAKIIGLLVPRVSAMTVWKCFQQAGAAAAKEAQARREAVFEDGVVPDGTRRPPELYIEADGVAIKLQRAAARRAEVRVVVGYEGKENVGTKKKPRRVLKEKHQVAGLVNSRAIWEEASAAFGEVWDMSGIPSVHIGGDGAEWVKEGQEYFQNATYHLDPFHLKKRVTEALGDDSSAREALAAALRDNSKRKAEEALRLAAKTRKGAARKRVQALAAYILGNWDGIQATLDGPTLGTIEGHNWRIVARRMKRRGARWGLKGGDYMPRLLALREEGTLENLLKHTRPLDTERITNLTQRMADRNQATRKKGKEEGEWLKAIVPAISGPSAGEAWIKHVLRPLVEAGYVA; this comes from the coding sequence ATGTCAGAACTAGAGCGGGGAGTGCAGGCTCTCACCCAGCAGGTGGCGGCCGACCTCCTGGGAGCAATCTTGGAAGCCATGGACCAAGAACTTATGGCCCAGCGAGAAGACTCCCTTCGCCTGGTCGGAACTCGCTCCCGAACGATACTGACACTGTTTGGCGCCCTCAAGATAAAGCGCAGGCTCTATCGGGACACCGAGACCGGTAAGACAGTGTTTCTCCTGGATGAGGTGCTCGGGCTGCCCGCTTATGCCCGAATTTCCGGGAACCTCGCCCAGATGTGCCAGCTGATCGGTCTTGATGTTCCCTTCCGGCAGGCCGCCAAGATCATCGGCCTGCTGGTTCCCCGGGTAAGCGCCATGACCGTGTGGAAATGCTTCCAACAGGCCGGCGCAGCAGCGGCCAAAGAAGCCCAGGCTAGACGCGAAGCAGTTTTCGAAGATGGAGTAGTGCCGGACGGCACCCGGCGGCCGCCGGAGCTTTACATCGAAGCCGATGGAGTAGCGATCAAGCTGCAGCGGGCCGCCGCCCGGCGCGCTGAGGTCCGCGTCGTTGTGGGCTACGAAGGCAAAGAGAACGTCGGAACCAAGAAGAAGCCGCGGCGCGTGCTCAAGGAAAAGCACCAGGTCGCCGGTCTTGTAAACAGCAGGGCGATCTGGGAAGAGGCCAGTGCCGCCTTCGGAGAGGTCTGGGATATGTCGGGCATACCTTCGGTTCACATCGGCGGCGACGGAGCAGAATGGGTCAAAGAGGGCCAGGAATACTTCCAGAACGCTACCTACCACCTCGACCCCTTCCACCTCAAGAAGCGCGTGACCGAGGCCTTGGGGGACGATTCTTCCGCCCGCGAAGCGTTAGCGGCAGCCCTCAGGGACAATTCTAAGCGCAAGGCGGAAGAAGCTCTGCGCTTGGCCGCCAAGACACGAAAGGGGGCAGCTCGCAAACGGGTACAAGCCCTGGCTGCCTACATACTCGGCAACTGGGATGGTATCCAAGCGACCCTCGATGGTCCGACCCTGGGTACCATTGAAGGCCATAACTGGCGTATTGTCGCGCGGCGGATGAAGCGCCGCGGAGCCCGCTGGGGGCTTAAGGGAGGCGATTACATGCCCCGCCTTCTGGCACTGCGGGAAGAAGGGACCCTCGAAAACCTCTTGAAGCATACTCGGCCCCTGGACACCGAGAGGATTACCAACCTGACCCAACGGATGGCCGACCGGAACCAAGCAACTAGGAAGAAGGGCAAGGAGGAGGGAGAGTGGCTCAAAGCCATCGTTCCGGCCATCAGCGGCCCCTCGGCCGGTGAGGCCTGGATAAAGCACGTGCTTAGGCCGCTGGTGGAAGCCGGTTACGTTGCCTGA
- the acpS gene encoding holo-ACP synthase, translating to MQEGQAEGAKTVVGCGIDLVEVERIRRARERWGERFLVRLFTPGERAYCAAKREGDGSLAARFAAKEAVAKALGLGLGGFRWREIEVVNAASGRPAVRLAGATLARARALGVEKILLSLSHTREHALAQAMALKAGPEMN from the coding sequence ATGCAGGAAGGACAGGCTGAAGGAGCGAAGACTGTGGTAGGTTGCGGCATCGACCTGGTGGAGGTGGAGCGCATCCGGCGTGCCCGGGAGCGCTGGGGCGAACGTTTCCTGGTGAGGCTTTTCACCCCCGGGGAGCGCGCGTACTGCGCGGCCAAGCGGGAAGGGGACGGGTCCCTGGCGGCGCGCTTTGCCGCCAAGGAGGCGGTGGCCAAGGCCCTGGGCCTGGGACTGGGGGGCTTTCGCTGGCGCGAGATTGAGGTGGTGAACGCGGCCTCGGGCCGGCCGGCGGTGCGCCTGGCCGGGGCCACGCTGGCGCGCGCCCGGGCGCTGGGGGTGGAGAAGATCCTGCTCTCGCTCTCGCACACCCGGGAGCACGCCCTGGCGCAGGCCATGGCCCTCAAGGCCGGGCCTGAGATGAACTAA